One window of the Streptomyces asoensis genome contains the following:
- a CDS encoding AAA family ATPase: MGGSVHCEPEVEESESLRSDANIAGPMTDPVPGPRTESFGEDVSRETPPPMDDTPIGRAAQLAVEALGRAGEGLPRPEQTRVIVVANQKGGVGKTTTTVNLAASLALHGGRVLVVDLDPQGNASTALGIDHHAEVPSIYDVLVDSRPLAEVVQPVPDVEGLFCAPATIDLAGAEIELVSLVARESRLQRAIQAYEQPLDYILIDCPPSLGLLTVNAMVAGAEVLIPIQCEYYALEGLGQLLRNVDLVRGHLNPALHVSTILLTMYDGRTRLASQVAEEVRTHFVEEVLRTSIPRSVRISEAPSYGQTVLTYDPGSSGALSYLEAARELALRGVGVSYDATHAHIGAQNNANMVEGIQ; this comes from the coding sequence ATGGGAGGCTCTGTTCATTGCGAGCCTGAAGTCGAGGAGAGTGAATCCTTGCGGTCCGACGCCAACATCGCGGGACCGATGACCGATCCGGTCCCCGGTCCCCGTACCGAGTCGTTTGGGGAGGATGTTTCACGTGAAACACCGCCTCCCATGGACGACACCCCGATCGGTCGTGCTGCCCAACTCGCGGTGGAGGCTCTGGGCCGCGCCGGCGAGGGCCTGCCACGTCCTGAGCAGACCCGTGTGATCGTCGTCGCCAACCAGAAGGGCGGGGTGGGCAAGACGACGACGACCGTCAACCTTGCTGCGTCCCTGGCCCTGCACGGTGGCCGGGTCCTGGTGGTCGACCTCGACCCCCAGGGCAACGCGTCCACCGCCCTGGGAATCGACCACCACGCCGAGGTTCCGTCCATCTATGACGTGTTGGTCGACAGTCGCCCGCTCGCGGAAGTCGTTCAGCCCGTTCCCGATGTAGAAGGCCTCTTCTGCGCTCCCGCCACGATCGATCTCGCCGGCGCGGAGATCGAGTTGGTGTCCCTGGTGGCACGTGAGAGCCGCCTCCAGCGAGCGATCCAGGCTTACGAGCAGCCGCTGGACTACATTCTCATCGACTGCCCGCCGTCACTCGGCCTGCTGACGGTCAACGCGATGGTGGCCGGTGCCGAGGTCCTCATCCCGATCCAGTGCGAGTACTACGCGCTGGAAGGTCTGGGGCAGTTGCTGCGCAACGTCGACCTGGTGCGGGGACACCTCAATCCCGCCCTGCATGTGTCGACCATTCTGCTCACCATGTACGACGGCCGGACGCGCCTCGCGTCGCAGGTCGCGGAGGAGGTGCGCACCCACTTCGTGGAGGAGGTGCTGCGGACGAGCATTCCTCGCTCGGTCCGTATCTCCGAGGCGCCGAGCTATGGACAGACGGTGCTGACCTACGATCCAGGATCGAGCGGTGCTCTCTCCTACCTTGAGGCAGCACGAGAGCTGGCGCTGAGGGGTGTCGGGGTCAGCTACGACGCGACACACGCCCATATCGGCGCCCAGAACAACGCGAACATGGTGGAGGGCATTCAGTGA
- the rsmG gene encoding 16S rRNA (guanine(527)-N(7))-methyltransferase RsmG, translating to MTEAAELPPAPEVAREVFGDRFGDAVRYAELLAEAGVQRGLIGPREVPRLWERHMLNCAVLSEVVPEGVTVCDVGSGAGLPGIPLALVREDLKITLLEPLLRRTNFLTEVVELLGLDHVTVARGRAEEVMGTMPPVHVVTARAVAPLDRLATWGIPLLRPYGEMLALKGDTAEEELKSASTALSKLGAVGTSILHVGEGVVDPLSTVVRVEVGESPGGVRFAAKRAKAARTSRTRRRR from the coding sequence GTGACGGAGGCAGCGGAGCTCCCCCCTGCGCCTGAGGTGGCACGAGAGGTATTCGGCGATCGCTTCGGTGATGCGGTCCGATACGCCGAGCTCCTGGCCGAGGCAGGCGTGCAGCGTGGGCTCATCGGCCCACGCGAGGTACCCCGCCTCTGGGAGAGGCATATGTTGAACTGCGCGGTGCTCTCCGAGGTCGTGCCCGAGGGCGTGACCGTCTGCGACGTCGGTTCGGGCGCCGGACTGCCCGGCATTCCCCTGGCGCTCGTGCGGGAGGATCTGAAGATCACCCTGCTGGAGCCGCTCCTGCGACGGACCAACTTCCTCACCGAAGTCGTCGAGCTCCTCGGCCTGGACCATGTGACGGTCGCGCGTGGACGTGCCGAGGAGGTCATGGGCACGATGCCGCCGGTGCATGTGGTGACCGCCCGTGCGGTGGCGCCTCTGGACCGCCTGGCCACCTGGGGCATCCCGCTGCTGCGTCCTTACGGCGAGATGCTCGCCCTCAAGGGCGACACCGCCGAGGAGGAGCTGAAGAGCGCGTCCACCGCGCTGAGCAAGCTCGGAGCCGTGGGCACCTCGATCCTGCATGTGGGTGAGGGCGTGGTGGACCCGCTGTCCACGGTGGTGCGGGTCGAGGTCGGGGAGAGCCCGGGCGGTGTGAGGTTCGCCGCCAAGCGGGCCAAGGCGGCCCGTACCAGCCGAACGCGTCGGCGCCGCTGA
- a CDS encoding protein jag — MTEGTTSAAAEGADTLTRLEQEGEIAADYLEGLLDIADLDGDIDMDVEADRASVSIISDAGTRDLSKLVGRDGEVLEALQELTRLAVHRETGDRSRLMLDIAGYRAQKRAELSELGAKAAADAKNSGEPVKLKPMTPFERKVVHDAVKVAGLRSESEGEEPQRFVVVLPN, encoded by the coding sequence GTGACGGAAGGCACCACCTCCGCCGCCGCCGAGGGTGCAGACACCCTGACCCGCCTGGAGCAAGAGGGCGAGATCGCGGCGGACTACCTCGAGGGTCTGCTGGACATCGCCGATCTCGACGGCGACATCGACATGGACGTCGAGGCCGACCGCGCCTCTGTGTCGATCATCAGCGACGCGGGCACCCGTGACCTGTCGAAGCTGGTCGGCCGGGACGGCGAGGTGTTGGAGGCGCTCCAGGAACTCACGCGCCTGGCCGTGCACCGGGAGACCGGCGACCGCAGTCGGCTGATGCTGGATATCGCGGGCTACCGTGCCCAGAAGCGTGCCGAGCTCTCCGAGCTGGGTGCCAAGGCCGCGGCCGACGCGAAGAACAGCGGTGAGCCGGTCAAGCTGAAGCCGATGACGCCCTTCGAGCGCAAGGTCGTCCACGACGCGGTCAAGGTCGCCGGCCTGCGCAGCGAGTCCGAGGGCGAGGAGCCGCAGCGCTTCGTAGTCGTCCTGCCCAACTGA
- the yidC gene encoding membrane protein insertase YidC, producing MDTIASLFSFITTPVSWVIVQFHKVYGAIFGPDTGWAWGLSIVSLVILIRICLIPLFVKQIKATRAMQTLQPEMKKIQERYKNDKQRQSEEMMKLYKETGTNPLSSCLPILAQSPFFFALYHVLNGIANGDTIGVINDSLLESAQKAHIFGAPLAAKFTDSASDLVSFDASLTNVRIVTAIMIIMMSASQFFTQRQLMTKNVDTSVKTPFMQQQKMLMYVFPVMFAVFGINFPVGVLVYWLTTNVWTMGQQMYVIRNNPTPGSKAQAAYLERLYKHVTHHGKTRSRGERAIVKAIVAKGRERNDAERKFINGLTKVGFAAQADGTVIKSEAQAAAQAEDGTPTSAAAAKRQQPKRQSKSQRQSTAPAKGAEETISLSKSDEPEDAKPSGGAGTAKQAAPKSGSGGRSKAQSGQRKGGPQRPKSPSKK from the coding sequence GTGGACACGATTGCCAGCCTCTTCAGCTTCATCACGACACCTGTCTCCTGGGTCATCGTCCAGTTCCACAAGGTGTACGGGGCCATCTTCGGCCCTGACACCGGGTGGGCCTGGGGCCTGTCGATCGTGTCCCTGGTGATTCTGATCCGTATCTGCCTGATCCCGCTCTTCGTGAAGCAGATCAAGGCGACGCGGGCCATGCAGACGCTCCAGCCTGAGATGAAGAAGATCCAGGAGCGCTACAAGAACGACAAGCAGCGTCAGTCCGAAGAGATGATGAAGCTGTACAAGGAGACGGGCACCAACCCGCTCTCCTCGTGCCTTCCCATCCTGGCGCAGTCTCCATTCTTCTTCGCCCTGTACCACGTGCTCAACGGCATCGCCAACGGCGACACCATTGGCGTGATCAACGACAGCCTTCTGGAGAGCGCGCAGAAGGCGCACATCTTCGGTGCCCCGTTGGCCGCGAAGTTCACGGACAGCGCCTCGGACCTGGTGTCGTTCGACGCCTCGCTGACCAACGTCCGCATCGTGACCGCGATCATGATCATCATGATGTCGGCGTCGCAGTTCTTCACGCAGCGCCAGCTGATGACGAAGAACGTCGACACCTCGGTGAAGACCCCGTTCATGCAGCAGCAGAAGATGCTGATGTACGTCTTCCCCGTCATGTTCGCCGTCTTCGGCATCAACTTCCCCGTCGGTGTCCTCGTCTACTGGCTGACCACCAACGTGTGGACCATGGGCCAGCAGATGTACGTGATCCGCAACAACCCGACCCCGGGTTCCAAGGCTCAGGCCGCGTACCTGGAGCGCCTGTACAAGCACGTCACGCACCACGGCAAGACCCGCAGCCGCGGCGAGCGGGCCATCGTCAAGGCCATCGTGGCCAAGGGCCGCGAGCGCAACGACGCCGAGCGCAAGTTCATCAACGGTCTGACCAAGGTGGGCTTCGCCGCACAGGCCGACGGCACCGTGATCAAGAGCGAGGCCCAGGCCGCGGCCCAGGCCGAGGACGGCACGCCGACGAGCGCGGCCGCCGCCAAGCGGCAGCAGCCCAAGCGGCAGTCGAAGTCGCAGCGCCAGTCCACGGCCCCGGCGAAGGGTGCCGAGGAGACCATCTCGCTGAGCAAGTCCGACGAGCCGGAGGACGCCAAGCCCTCCGGAGGCGCCGGTACGGCCAAGCAGGCCGCTCCCAAGTCTGGTAGCGGAGGTCGCAGCAAGGCCCAGTCCGGGCAGCGCAAGGGCGGCCCGCAGCGCCCCAAGTCCCCGTCCAAGAAGTAA
- the yidD gene encoding membrane protein insertion efficiency factor YidD, with amino-acid sequence MKYPLLALIKLYQWTISPLLGPVCKYYPSCSHYGFTAIDRHGAIKGTALTAWRILRCNPWSLGGVDHVPPRKRPRWHEMLRDAWRARRGGTSAAETATEENLPSPSSPAAETPSHAQGA; translated from the coding sequence ATGAAGTACCCGCTGCTGGCTCTGATCAAGCTCTACCAGTGGACGATCAGTCCGCTGCTCGGGCCGGTGTGCAAGTACTACCCGTCGTGCTCCCACTACGGCTTCACGGCCATCGACCGGCACGGCGCGATCAAGGGAACGGCACTTACCGCCTGGCGGATCCTGCGGTGCAATCCGTGGTCGCTCGGTGGCGTGGACCATGTTCCGCCGCGCAAGCGCCCGCGGTGGCACGAAATGTTGCGTGACGCCTGGCGTGCACGCAGGGGCGGGACCTCCGCCGCCGAAACGGCCACCGAAGAGAATCTTCCTTCTCCTTCGAGCCCGGCCGCAGAGACACCGTCCCATGCCCAAGGAGCATGA
- the rnpA gene encoding ribonuclease P protein component, translating into MLPTEHRLRRREDFAAAVRRGRRAGRPTLVVHLRSGATDPHAPGESAPPTRAGFVVSKAVGGAVVRNKVKRRLRHLMRDRVTLFPPGSLVVVRALPGAGDADHAQLAQDLDAALQRLLGGGAR; encoded by the coding sequence GTGCTGCCTACCGAGCATCGGCTGAGGCGGCGCGAGGACTTCGCGGCCGCCGTACGACGAGGTCGTCGGGCCGGCCGCCCGACCCTCGTGGTCCATCTTCGAAGCGGTGCCACGGACCCGCACGCGCCTGGGGAGAGCGCTCCCCCGACGCGTGCGGGTTTCGTCGTGAGCAAGGCCGTGGGCGGCGCGGTCGTACGCAACAAGGTGAAGCGCAGACTGCGTCATCTGATGCGCGACCGAGTCACCCTGTTCCCCCCCGGTAGCCTGGTAGTCGTACGGGCGTTGCCCGGGGCGGGCGACGCCGACCACGCACAGCTGGCCCAAGACCTGGATGCCGCCCTTCAACGGCTACTGGGAGGGGGCGCGCGATGA
- the rpmH gene encoding 50S ribosomal protein L34: MSKRTFQPNNRRRAKTHGFRLRMRTRAGRAILANRRSKGRTNLSA, encoded by the coding sequence GTGAGCAAGCGCACCTTCCAGCCGAACAACCGTCGTCGCGCCAAGACCCACGGCTTCCGCCTGCGGATGCGCACCCGTGCCGGTCGCGCGATTCTCGCGAACCGCCGCAGCAAGGGTCGCACCAACCTGTCCGCCTGA
- the dnaA gene encoding chromosomal replication initiator protein DnaA, which produces MADVPADLAAVWPRVLEQLLGEGRGQGVEVKDEHWIRRCQPLALVADTALLAVPNEFAKGVLEGRLAPIVSETLSRECGRPIRIAITVDDSAGEPPAPPGPPTQQQSRYEETELPAGPYDGQDSRYEGQGDGRYDSGYDKPYESQYEGYGRHRAEQLPPTPGDQLPNSRPDQLPTARPAYPSEYQRPEPGAWPRPQQDEHSWQQQRLGFPERDPYASPSSQDTYGGPASQAPYGAPPQQDSYGPPSQDYRPQSMERPPYDPSPYGQKRSEYEQSRSDYDQRDTGRRELSDPSAGPGHPHRGGPAGPGQPGAGAPGQPAKQSSPTPGPGEPTARLNPKYLFDTFVIGASNRFAHAAAVAVAEAPAKAYNPLFIYGESGLGKTHLLHAIGHYARSLYPGTRVRYVSSEEFTNEFINSIRDGKGDSFRKRYREMDILLVDDIQFLADKESTQEEFFHTFNTLHNANKQIVLSSDRPPKQLVTLEDRLRNRFEWGLITDVQPPELETRIAILRKKAVQEQLNAPPEVLEFIASRISRNIRELEGALIRVTAFASLNRQPVDLGLTEIVLKDLIPGGEDSAPEITSTAIMGATADYFGLTVEDLCGTSRGRALVTARQIAMYLCRELTDLSLPKIGALFGGRDHTTVMHADRKIRNLMAERRSIYNQVTELTNRIKNG; this is translated from the coding sequence GTGGCTGACGTGCCTGCCGATCTTGCCGCAGTGTGGCCACGAGTACTGGAGCAGCTCCTCGGGGAGGGCCGCGGCCAGGGCGTCGAGGTGAAGGACGAGCACTGGATCCGGCGCTGCCAGCCGCTCGCGCTGGTCGCCGACACCGCCCTGCTCGCCGTACCGAACGAGTTCGCGAAGGGCGTCCTCGAAGGCCGCCTCGCCCCGATCGTCAGCGAGACGCTGAGCCGCGAGTGCGGGCGGCCGATCCGTATCGCGATCACCGTCGACGACTCGGCCGGCGAGCCCCCGGCCCCGCCGGGACCCCCCACGCAGCAACAGTCGCGCTACGAGGAGACCGAGCTCCCGGCCGGCCCCTACGACGGGCAGGACAGCCGGTACGAAGGTCAGGGGGACGGCCGGTACGACTCCGGCTACGACAAGCCGTACGAAAGCCAGTACGAGGGCTACGGCCGGCACCGCGCCGAGCAGCTGCCCCCGACGCCGGGCGACCAGCTCCCCAACTCGCGCCCGGACCAGTTGCCCACCGCGCGGCCCGCGTACCCGTCGGAATACCAGCGCCCGGAGCCCGGCGCCTGGCCGCGGCCCCAGCAGGACGAGCACAGCTGGCAGCAGCAGCGGCTCGGCTTCCCGGAGCGTGACCCCTACGCGTCGCCCTCGTCGCAGGACACGTACGGCGGGCCCGCGTCCCAGGCCCCGTACGGCGCCCCGCCGCAGCAGGACTCCTACGGTCCGCCGTCGCAGGACTACCGTCCCCAGTCGATGGAGCGGCCGCCGTACGATCCCTCGCCGTACGGACAGAAGCGCTCGGAGTACGAGCAGTCGCGCTCCGACTACGACCAGCGCGACACCGGCCGGCGTGAGCTGTCCGACCCGTCGGCCGGTCCCGGTCATCCGCACCGCGGCGGCCCGGCCGGTCCCGGCCAGCCCGGCGCCGGCGCGCCCGGGCAGCCGGCCAAGCAGTCCTCGCCGACGCCCGGCCCCGGTGAGCCGACCGCGCGTCTGAACCCGAAGTACCTCTTCGACACGTTCGTCATCGGCGCCTCCAACCGGTTCGCGCACGCGGCCGCCGTCGCCGTCGCCGAGGCACCCGCGAAGGCCTACAACCCCCTGTTCATCTACGGGGAGTCGGGCCTCGGCAAGACACACCTGCTGCACGCCATCGGGCACTACGCGCGGAGCCTCTACCCGGGCACACGTGTGCGGTACGTGAGCTCCGAGGAGTTCACCAACGAGTTCATCAACTCCATCCGCGACGGCAAGGGCGACAGCTTCCGCAAGCGGTACCGCGAGATGGACATCCTGCTCGTCGACGACATCCAGTTCCTCGCGGACAAGGAGTCGACGCAGGAGGAGTTCTTCCACACCTTCAACACGCTCCACAACGCGAACAAGCAGATCGTGCTGTCCAGCGACCGGCCGCCGAAACAGCTGGTGACGCTGGAGGACCGGCTGCGGAACCGTTTCGAGTGGGGCCTGATCACCGATGTCCAGCCGCCCGAGCTGGAGACGCGGATCGCGATCCTCCGCAAGAAGGCGGTCCAGGAGCAGCTGAACGCGCCGCCGGAGGTGCTGGAGTTCATCGCGTCCCGGATCTCGCGCAACATCCGCGAGCTGGAGGGCGCGCTGATCCGGGTGACGGCGTTCGCGTCGCTCAACCGGCAGCCGGTGGACCTGGGCCTGACGGAGATCGTCCTGAAGGACCTGATCCCCGGTGGCGAGGACTCCGCCCCCGAGATCACCTCGACGGCCATCATGGGCGCCACCGCCGACTACTTCGGGCTGACGGTCGAGGACCTGTGCGGCACCTCGCGCGGGCGCGCGCTGGTGACGGCCCGGCAGATCGCCATGTACCTGTGCCGCGAGCTGACGGACCTTTCGCTGCCGAAGATCGGCGCGCTGTTCGGCGGCCGTGACCACACGACGGTCATGCACGCGGACCGCAAGATCCGCAATCTGATGGCCGAGCGGCGCTCCATCTACAACCAGGTGACCGAGCTGACCAACCGCATCAAGAACGGCTGA
- the dnaN gene encoding DNA polymerase III subunit beta, translated as MKIRVERDVLAEAVAWAARSLPARPPAPVLAGLLLKAEDGQLSLSSFDYEVSARVSVDTEVEEEGTVLVSGRLLADICRALPNRPVEISTDGVRATVVCGSSRFTLHTLPVEEYPSLPQMPNATGTVPGEVFASAAAQVAIAAGRDDTLPVLTGVRIEIEGDTVTLASTDRYRFAVREFLWKPENPEASAVALVPAKTLLDTAKALTSGDSVILALSGSGSGEGLIGFEGAGRRTTTRLLEGDLPKYRTLFPTEFNSVAVIETAPFVEAVKRVALVAERNTPVRLSFEQGVLILEAGSSDDAQAVERVDAQLEGDDISIAFNPTFLLDGLSAIDSPVAQLSFTTSTKPALLSGKPALDAEADEAYKYLIMPVRLSG; from the coding sequence GTGAAGATCCGGGTGGAACGCGACGTACTCGCGGAGGCCGTGGCCTGGGCGGCACGCAGCCTCCCGGCCCGTCCGCCGGCGCCTGTCCTCGCCGGCCTGCTGCTGAAGGCGGAGGACGGCCAGCTGAGCCTGTCCAGCTTCGACTACGAGGTCTCCGCGCGGGTCTCCGTGGACACCGAGGTCGAGGAGGAGGGCACGGTCCTCGTCTCCGGCCGCCTGCTCGCGGACATCTGCCGCGCCCTGCCCAACCGCCCGGTGGAGATCTCCACAGACGGTGTACGGGCGACGGTGGTCTGCGGTTCCTCGCGCTTCACCCTCCACACACTGCCTGTGGAGGAGTACCCGTCCCTGCCGCAGATGCCGAACGCGACGGGCACGGTCCCCGGCGAGGTCTTCGCCTCCGCGGCCGCCCAGGTCGCCATCGCCGCCGGCCGTGACGACACGCTGCCGGTCCTCACCGGTGTGCGCATCGAGATCGAGGGCGACACGGTCACGCTGGCCTCCACCGACCGCTACCGCTTCGCGGTCCGCGAGTTCCTGTGGAAGCCGGAGAACCCGGAGGCCTCCGCGGTCGCCCTGGTGCCCGCCAAGACGCTCCTGGACACCGCCAAGGCGCTCACGAGCGGCGACAGCGTCATCCTGGCGCTGTCCGGATCCGGCTCGGGCGAGGGCCTGATCGGTTTCGAGGGCGCGGGACGGCGTACGACGACCCGCCTCCTGGAGGGCGACCTCCCGAAGTACCGCACGCTGTTCCCGACCGAGTTCAACTCCGTCGCCGTGATCGAGACCGCCCCCTTCGTGGAGGCCGTCAAGCGCGTGGCCCTGGTCGCCGAGCGCAACACCCCGGTGCGGCTCAGCTTCGAGCAGGGCGTGCTCATCCTGGAGGCCGGCTCCAGTGACGACGCACAGGCTGTGGAGCGGGTCGACGCCCAGCTCGAGGGCGACGACATCTCGATCGCCTTCAACCCGACCTTCCTGCTGGACGGCCTGAGCGCCATCGACTCCCCGGTCGCCCAGCTGTCCTTCACGACGTCCACGAAGCCCGCGCTGCTCAGCGGCAAGCCGGCGCTGGACGCGGAGGCGGACGAGGCCTACAAGTACCTGATCATGCCGGTGCGTCTCAGCGGCTGA
- the gnd gene encoding phosphogluconate dehydrogenase (NAD(+)-dependent, decarboxylating), with protein sequence MELGLVGLGKMGGNMRERIRRAGHTVVGYDRNPDLADVHSLEELVGKLKGPRVVWVMVPAGAATQSTVDELAELLEPGDVVVDGGNSRWTDDEKHAGELAAKGIGFVDCGVSGGVWGLENGYALMYGGDAEHVAKVQPVFDALKPEGDFGAVHAGKVGAGHFAKMVHNGIEYAMMQAYAEGWELLEKVDSVTDVREVFRSWQEGTVIRSWLLDLAVNALDEDEHLDKLRGFAQDSGEGRWTVEAAIDNAVPLPAITASLFARFASRQEDSPQMKMIAALRNQFGGHAVEKK encoded by the coding sequence ATGGAGCTCGGTCTCGTCGGCCTCGGCAAGATGGGCGGCAACATGCGCGAGCGGATCCGCCGCGCGGGCCACACCGTCGTCGGATACGACCGCAACCCGGACCTCGCCGATGTCCACAGCCTCGAAGAGCTTGTGGGCAAGCTCAAGGGCCCGCGCGTGGTCTGGGTGATGGTCCCGGCCGGTGCCGCCACCCAGTCGACCGTCGACGAGCTCGCCGAGCTGCTGGAGCCGGGCGACGTCGTCGTGGACGGCGGCAACTCCCGCTGGACGGACGACGAGAAGCACGCCGGGGAACTGGCCGCCAAGGGCATCGGCTTCGTGGACTGCGGCGTCTCCGGCGGCGTCTGGGGCCTGGAGAACGGCTACGCGCTGATGTACGGCGGCGACGCGGAGCACGTGGCCAAGGTGCAGCCCGTCTTCGACGCGCTCAAGCCCGAGGGCGACTTCGGCGCGGTGCACGCCGGCAAGGTCGGCGCCGGCCACTTCGCGAAGATGGTCCACAACGGCATCGAGTACGCCATGATGCAGGCCTACGCCGAGGGCTGGGAGCTGCTGGAGAAGGTCGACTCCGTCACGGACGTGCGCGAGGTCTTCCGCTCCTGGCAGGAGGGCACGGTCATCCGGTCCTGGCTGCTCGACCTGGCCGTCAACGCCCTCGACGAGGACGAGCACCTCGACAAGCTGCGCGGCTTCGCGCAGGACTCCGGCGAGGGCCGCTGGACGGTCGAGGCCGCGATCGACAACGCCGTGCCGCTGCCCGCCATCACGGCGTCGCTGTTCGCGCGGTTCGCGTCCCGTCAGGAGGACTCGCCGCAGATGAAGATGATCGCGGCGCTGCGCAACCAGTTCGGCGGCCACGCGGTCGAGAAGAAGTAA